GGCGCGGGTGGCCGCCGGTCTGGGGCTGGTGGTCCGCCCGTGCGAACCGGGGGACATCATCCGCGCCGTGGACCGGCTGCACCGCCGCCGGCAGCTCACCCGCGACCATCTGCACGTGCTGGTCCATTACGGCCGCCGGATGGACGCCCCCAAGCCCGACCGCTGGCGCGAGCAGCGCGCCGCGTCCCTGTGGCGGGAAGCCTTTGCCGTCATCGCCCCGGCTCTGGTGGAAAAGGGCATCGTGGCCGCGGGGACCGAATGACCGCCGCCGCGCCGCGCCGGGCTTGGGTCGCCTTTGACGGGCGGGCGGAGATCGGGTGGCTGCGGCTGCTGAAACCCGGCTTCCGCCACTGCTTCGTGGTGGTGGAGGACGGCGGGCGGTGGATCGTCGTCGATCCCCTGTCGCCCTTCACCCATGTGGCCCTGGTGACCCCGCCGGGCGGGGCCGGGGTGGGGGACTGGCTGGCGGGGCTGGGGCTGACAGTGGTGGAAACCACCCTGTGCCGCCCCGCCACGCGCCCGGCGCCGTGGGCGCCCTTCACCTGTGTCGAGGCGGTCAAGCGCGTGCTGGGGCTGCGCGCCGCCCGGATCGTCACGCCGTGGCAGCTCTACCGCCACCTGGTCCGGTGCTGACCTCCCCCGTTTTCCTTTTCTTTCTTTCCGATTGTCCGCTGCGAGCGAGAGGACCACCCATGAGTGGAAGTCAGACGACCGCGCACGCCACCCGTGCAGCACCCGGCCCGGTGCGCGCCCGTTCCCCGGATGCCGGGAAGGCCGCCGCCCTGCTGGACCGCTTCGCCCAGGCCAGCCGCCGGCGGGCGGGGTGGGAAAGCCATTGGCAGGATTGCTACGACTGCGCCCTGCCCAACGGCCAGCCGTTCCGCGCCGGCGGCACGCCGGGGGACCGGCGGGTGGACCGGCTGTTCGACGGCACCGCCCCCGACGGGGTGGAGCAGCTTGCGGCCAGCCTGCTGGCGCAACTGACGCCGCCGTGGTCGCGGTGGTTCGGCTTCGTGCCGGGGCCGGAACTGACGGATGTGGAGCGTGACCGTATCGCCCCCATGCTGGACCGCGCCGCCACGGTGGTGCAGGCCCATTTCGACCGCTCCAACTATGCGGTGGAAGCGCACCAGGCGTTTCTCGATCTGGTCACCGTGGGCACGGCCTCGCTGCTGCTGGAAGAAGCGCCGCCGGGGGAGCCGTCGGGCCTGCGCTTCACCGCCGTGCCGCTGGCCGACGCGGTGCTGGACGAGGGGCCGCAGGGCCGGCTGGACATCACCTTCCGCCGTGCGGACCTGACGGTTCCGCAGATCCGCCATCGCTTTCCCGGCGTCACGTTGCCCGCCGCGGTGATGCGGGCGGGAGCGCAGGAGCCCGACACCCGCTTTCCGGTGGTGGAGGCGGTGGAGCCCGACGGCGTGTCCTACCGCTGGACCGTGGTACTGGACGGCGGCGAGGGTGAACCGGCGATCCTGGCCGACGGGCGCTTCGCCCAGTCGCCGTTCCTGAACTTCCGCTGGTTGAAGGCATCGGGAGAGGTCTATGGCCGATCCCCGGTGATGAAGGCCCTCCCCGACATCCGTACCGCCAACAAGGTGGTGGAGCTGGTCCTGAAAAATGCTTCCATTGCCGTCACCGGCATCTGGCAGGCCGACGACGACGGGGTGCTGAATCCCGCCGCCATCCGGCTGGTGCCCGGCACCATCATTCCCAAGGCGGTGGGGTCGCAGGGGTTGACGCCGCTGGCCAATCCGGGGCGGTTCGACGTGTCGCAGCTGGTGCTCGACGACCTGCGCGCCCGCATCCGCCATGCGCTGCTGGCCGACCGGCTGGCCCCCCTGAACGATGCCCGCATGACCGCCACCGAGGTGATGGAGCGTGCTGCCGAGATGGCACGCCTGCTGGGTGCCACCTATGGCCGGCTGCAGGCGGAACTGCTGACGCCGCTGCTGCTGCGCGCCGTCGCCATCCTGCGCCGCCGGGGGGAGATTCCCGACATCGCCGTCGATGGCCGGCTGGTGGAGCTGCAATACCGCTCGCCGCTGGCCCAGGCCCAGGCCCAGCGCGACGCCCAGGCGACGCTCCATTGGCTGGAGTCCGTGCGCGGGCTGGGGCCGGAGGCGCTGGGCGTGGTGGACGCCGCCGCCACCGCCCGCTGGCTGGGCGAAGCCTTCGGCGTGCCGGGCCGGCTGATCCGCAGCGCCGCCGCCGCGGCGGATGCGGATCAGGCCAAGGCCGAACCACCGCCACCATCCGCACCATCCCCCCCCATCCCCCCTCCCGTCCTGCCGGAAGAGGTGATCCATGGCTGACCCCCGCGATTGGCCGTGGGAGGCACCATCGGCCCCCGCCGCCGGAGCGGCGCCCGCCCAGGACGCCGCGTCTTTCGCCCGCTGCTTTTCCACTCCCGACGGGGTGCGGGTGCTGGCGGTGCTGCGGGCCTTGACCCTGGACCGCGCGCTCGGCCCCGACGCCCCCGAACCCATGCTGCGCCACATGGAAGGCCAGCGCCATCTGGTCGCCACCATCCTGGCCCTGGCCGCCCGCGGCCATGGGCGCCCCTGATCCCCTCCCCCCTTTCGACGGAGACAGACACCATGCAGCCCGTCCGCCCCGACACCCCACCCGCCATCCCTGCCGTTCTTGCGCCGCCCGCGGCCCCGCCGGCTCCGGCGCCCGATCCCGCGCTGGCCCCCTTCATCGACCCGGCCACCGGCGCGGTGCAGGTGGAGGCGCTGGCCGCCGCCTACCGCGACCTCTGCCGCCGGGTGGGGGTGGTGCCCGAAACGCCCGACGCCTATGGCATCCAGTGCGGCCATGGCCTGTTCCAGCCGGACCCCGACATCAACGCCCGCCTGCACGGGGCGGGTTTCTCCGCCCAACAGGCCCAGCTCGTCTATGATCTGGCCGCCGAACGCATGATGCCGCTGATCCGGCAGGTGTCGGTGCAGCTCCACGCCGACCAGGAGATGGAGCGGCTGGCCGCCCAGTTCGGCGGCGAAGCCCGCTGGCGCGAGGTGTCGCGCCAGATCCTGGCCTGGGCCCGGCGCTCCCTGCCATCCCCGGTGGTGGAGGCGCTGTCCACCAGCTATGACGGGGTGATGGCGCTCTACCGCATGATGAGGGGGGAGGAGCCGGCCACCCTCAGCCCGCCCGCCGGAACCGGCGGGGCCGGCGATGCGTCGGAGGTCTATGGCCTGATGCGCGACCCCCGCTATTGGCGCGACCGCGACCCGGCGGTGGTGGCGCGGGTGACCGAGGGGTTCCGCCGTCTCTACCCCGGCGGGTGAGTGCGAAAAAGAGTGCCCTGCTGCCGGAATCTCGCGCTCCGGCAGCAGGGCTGCCGCATATGGACCTTGCGTGTCCTTCGGGGTCTAAGGCACTTTCGCCTCTATGATGCTGCGCCGGAAATTCCGCCTCGTTGCCTTGATCGGTCTGGCCGCCTGCCTTCTGGCGGCCGTGCCCGCGCTTTACCTGCTCTACAGCGGCCTGCTCGTCGAACGGGTGCGGCTGGCCGGCGGGCTGGTGGATTCCGCCCGCGCGGTGATGAGCGATTACGAGCGCGCCGCGGTGGACGGCGACCTGATCCGCACGGAGGCCAAGGCCCGCGCCCAGACCGCGCTGCGCGGGCTGGCCGGCGGGCCGTTCCAGCTTGTGCTGTTTCCCGACGGCACGCTTCCCCCCGGCTGGCCGGGGGAGGGGCGCAGCATCGCCGCGTCGGGCCTGTTCGAGCCGTGGGGGTGGATGGTGGCGGTGTCGGCCAACACCGCCGACCTGCGCCACGACTTCACGGCGGAGGCCGCGGCCTTCTTCCTGTTCCTGGTGGTGCTGCTGGCGGCGGCGTGGCCCCTGTCGGCCTTCGTCTCCGACCAGTTGGTGGGGCCGCTGGAGGATCTGGCGGCGCGCATGGGCCGCATGACCCGCGGCGAGATCGCCAAGCCGGTGCCGGGGCAGGAACGCGGCGACGAATTCGGCATCATGGCCCGCGCGCTGGAACATTTCCGCCGCAACGCCGCGACCATCCTGGACCGGGACGAGCGGCTGTCGGGCATCATGAACAACGTGGGCGAAGCCATCGTCGTGGTCAGCGAGGCCGGGGTGGTGGAGGAGCACAACCCCGCCGCCGAACGGCTGTTCGGGCGCGGCGGGGCGGCGCTGGCGGGGCAGGTCTTTTCCGGCCTGTTCACCACCGCCGACCAGGGCCGCGTGCTGGAAGCCCTGGTGGCCCAGCGCGGCGGGGACGGCGACGGCGTTCCGGCGGACAGCGCCGGCCAGCGCCCCGCCACCCGGATGGAGGCGCTGGGCATCGACGCCGACGGCCACCCCGGGCAGCGGCGGGAGGTGTCGCTGGCCGTCACCCGGCTGGAAGTGCAGGGCCGCCGCAGCTTCATCTGCGTTCTGGCCGACATGACCGACCGGCTGCGCCACGAACGCGAACTGCTGCGGCTGGCCACCCGCGACCGGCTGACCGGGCTGCCCAACCGGGCGCTGGTGGGGTCGCTGGTGGATGCGGCGGTGGAGCGGTCCCGGCGCAGCGGCCGGCGCTTAGCCCTGCTGTGCCTGGACCTGTCGCGCTTCAAGCTCATCACCGACACCCTGGGGCACGAGGCCGGCGACATCCTGCTGCAGGAGGTGGCCCACCGCATCCAGGGGGCCGTGCGCTCGTCCGACACCGTGGGCCGCATCGGCACCGACGATTTCGCCATCCTGCTGGACGAGGTGATGGACGGGGACGAGGCGGCACAGGTGGCCGGGCGCATCCTGGCCGCCTTCGAAACCCCGGTGGCGCTTTTGGGCACCGAGCATTACGTGCGCCCGTCGCTGGGCATCGCGCTGTACCCCGAACACGCCGACACCGGCGCGGACCTGCTGCGCGCCGCCGACACCGCCCTTTACGCCGCCAAGCGGCAGGGGGGGCGGCGCACCGCCTTCTTCCAGCGGGCCATGGCCGATCAGGCGCGCCGCCATCTGGCGCTGGACCGCGACCTGCGCGCGGCCCTGGTACGGCGGCAGTTCCAGCTTCACTACCAGCCCAAGGTATCGCTGCTGGATCATTCGCTCCAGGGGTTCGAGGCGCTGCTGCGCTGGGACAAGCCCGAACACGGCATGGTGCCCCCCGGCGACTTCATCCCGGTGGCCGAGGAAACCGGGTTCATCGTGCCGCTGGGCGACTGGGTGCTGGACGAGGCGTGCCGGCAGCAGCGTCAGTGGCTGGACGCCGGTGCGGACCCGCTGCCGGTGGCGGTCAACATCTCGCCGCGGCATCTGCGCCAGCGTACGGCGGCGGAATTTCTGGCGATGCTGGACCGCCACGGCCTGCCCCACGGCCTGATCGAGCTGGAAATCACCGAAGGTGCCGTGATGCAGGACATGGATCACGCGCTGGAAGTGCTGGAGGTGCTGAAGGCGGCGGGCGTCCGGGTGGCGGTGGACGATTTCGGCACCGGCCATTCGTCGCTGAGCTATCTGAAGCGGCTGCCCGTCACCACGCT
This DNA window, taken from Azospirillum fermentarium, encodes the following:
- a CDS encoding portal protein is translated as MSGSQTTAHATRAAPGPVRARSPDAGKAAALLDRFAQASRRRAGWESHWQDCYDCALPNGQPFRAGGTPGDRRVDRLFDGTAPDGVEQLAASLLAQLTPPWSRWFGFVPGPELTDVERDRIAPMLDRAATVVQAHFDRSNYAVEAHQAFLDLVTVGTASLLLEEAPPGEPSGLRFTAVPLADAVLDEGPQGRLDITFRRADLTVPQIRHRFPGVTLPAAVMRAGAQEPDTRFPVVEAVEPDGVSYRWTVVLDGGEGEPAILADGRFAQSPFLNFRWLKASGEVYGRSPVMKALPDIRTANKVVELVLKNASIAVTGIWQADDDGVLNPAAIRLVPGTIIPKAVGSQGLTPLANPGRFDVSQLVLDDLRARIRHALLADRLAPLNDARMTATEVMERAAEMARLLGATYGRLQAELLTPLLLRAVAILRRRGEIPDIAVDGRLVELQYRSPLAQAQAQRDAQATLHWLESVRGLGPEALGVVDAAATARWLGEAFGVPGRLIRSAAAAADADQAKAEPPPPSAPSPPIPPPVLPEEVIHG
- a CDS encoding Bbp19 family protein; translation: MADPRDWPWEAPSAPAAGAAPAQDAASFARCFSTPDGVRVLAVLRALTLDRALGPDAPEPMLRHMEGQRHLVATILALAARGHGRP
- a CDS encoding capsid assembly protein; translation: MQPVRPDTPPAIPAVLAPPAAPPAPAPDPALAPFIDPATGAVQVEALAAAYRDLCRRVGVVPETPDAYGIQCGHGLFQPDPDINARLHGAGFSAQQAQLVYDLAAERMMPLIRQVSVQLHADQEMERLAAQFGGEARWREVSRQILAWARRSLPSPVVEALSTSYDGVMALYRMMRGEEPATLSPPAGTGGAGDASEVYGLMRDPRYWRDRDPAVVARVTEGFRRLYPGG
- a CDS encoding putative bifunctional diguanylate cyclase/phosphodiesterase; protein product: MMLRRKFRLVALIGLAACLLAAVPALYLLYSGLLVERVRLAGGLVDSARAVMSDYERAAVDGDLIRTEAKARAQTALRGLAGGPFQLVLFPDGTLPPGWPGEGRSIAASGLFEPWGWMVAVSANTADLRHDFTAEAAAFFLFLVVLLAAAWPLSAFVSDQLVGPLEDLAARMGRMTRGEIAKPVPGQERGDEFGIMARALEHFRRNAATILDRDERLSGIMNNVGEAIVVVSEAGVVEEHNPAAERLFGRGGAALAGQVFSGLFTTADQGRVLEALVAQRGGDGDGVPADSAGQRPATRMEALGIDADGHPGQRREVSLAVTRLEVQGRRSFICVLADMTDRLRHERELLRLATRDRLTGLPNRALVGSLVDAAVERSRRSGRRLALLCLDLSRFKLITDTLGHEAGDILLQEVAHRIQGAVRSSDTVGRIGTDDFAILLDEVMDGDEAAQVAGRILAAFETPVALLGTEHYVRPSLGIALYPEHADTGADLLRAADTALYAAKRQGGRRTAFFQRAMADQARRHLALDRDLRAALVRRQFQLHYQPKVSLLDHSLQGFEALLRWDKPEHGMVPPGDFIPVAEETGFIVPLGDWVLDEACRQQRQWLDAGADPLPVAVNISPRHLRQRTAAEFLAMLDRHGLPHGLIELEITEGAVMQDMDHALEVLEVLKAAGVRVAVDDFGTGHSSLSYLKRLPVTTLKIDRSFINGIPHGREDAGIVSTIIAMADMLGLEVVAEGVERPEQAHFLRHHNCLMVQGWLTGRPVPAAQAEALLADRTRQRA